The nucleotide sequence GCACTTCTATGCTGTCTGCCGCCTTTTTAAGCCTTGCATCCTTTTCTGCCCTTTCTTTAAGGGGCACACAGCCGTTTTTAAGCTTATATTCGCGGTATTTTCTCGCCATTGCGGAGTAACTTCCGTCGTCGAGTCTGTATAGCTCAACGCGTATGTCGTCGTACGGCATATCGCAGTCGATGTAAAACCTCGGATATGTATAATAAACGCCGTTTTTTACGCCGACAACCATACCGAAGTCGTATTGCATACCCGTGATAATTGCCAAAATACCTGTTTTTCCCTCGTTCATACCGTAGCAGGTTACAAATGAAAATTCGTTCACGCTTTCGGTGTCCTCACGCTCTTTAAAAAACGTCTGCGCCGTGCCCGACAAACACATATCGGTTATAAAATATCCCTCGTCACCGGTGTTTTTTACAAAATAATCATACAGAAAATCGACGTATTCGACGTCCTTTGAAAATTTTTCCTTTTCAAGATAAACAACCGTTCTGTCATCTTTTTCGATAATTTTTGCGTCTGCGGTTTTTTCGCCGCCGTCTGCAAGCTTTAATCTCGCTTTCATAAAATCCTCCCGTTAAAAATATTGAATTTTAAATTTATATTGAATATTTGCAAAAGGCAAATTTTCAAACGAATAAAAATATTACACAAAAATATATCAAATTTAAAATGAAAATTATATCGGAAATCAATTTAAGGAAAAAGTAAAATTTTAAGATTATCTATTGCAAACAGAATAAAAATTCTTTTTAAAAACGCATTAAAACCATACTGTATTTATAGCACAAAAATGATGTTATGTCAATAAGCCGACACCCGAAATTCGGCTTAAAACGGCGCTTTTTCGGAATTTTACAGTTTATTTCGGATTTTTAATGTTTACTTCAAAATGCACCGCAGAGTATAATGAATTTGTAACAAGGACAATTTTAAAAAAGGAGGGTGCCGAAATGACGGTCATCAAAAAAGCGGTTTGTATTCTTATGACTGCGACGCTTGCTTTCGGAAGTCTGGCAGGGTGCGGAAAAAATACAAAAGGCGCGGTAAACACAAAATACGAAAAAGACGAAAACCTAAACGAGGTCGGAGCTTTTCCCGTATGCAAAGAAAAAATAACATTAAGAGTGGGTATTCCGAAAAACGAATTTATAACGGATTACGACGACAACACATTTACAAAAAAGCTCGAAGAAATGATGAACTGCGACATTGAGTTTGAATTTCTTCCGTCGTCCGACACAATGCAAAAGGTTGAGCTTATGATGAATTCGGGCGGTGACGAGCTTCCCGACATTATATGCGGTGTAAACTTCACCGACGGCGCGCTGGCAGGCTACGGCGACGCGGGTATGATAATTCCGCTTAACGCGTATTATGAAAACTCGGCATACTACATAAACGACGCGTTTGAAAAGGAAAAAGATTTAAAGAATATGATAACCTTATCCGACGGGAATATGTATTATATCCCCAGCTATGCAAAGGCGCTCCAGAATGAGGTAGGCTGCGCAAGATGCTGGATAAACAAAAAATGGCTTGACAAGCTCGGTTTTAAAATGCCCGAAACCACCGAGGAATTTGAAAATGTTTTAAGGGCGTTTAAAGAAAAAGACCCCAACGGCAACGGCAAGGCGGACGAACTTCCGTTTTCGGGAAACACAAGCCTCGGAAATTTGTCGGGACTTGAATATATCTTCGGTTCGTTTTTGAAATTCACCCCAAAAACAACCTATCTTTATGCAAAGGGCGGAAAAATCAAGGCTGGATATATGCAGGACGAATGGAAGGACGCGGTAAACTACTGCGCAAAGTTATATAAAGAAGGACTTATCAGCGACAGCACGTTTACGCTTGACAGCAACGGCTTTGCTCCTTTGAGAAACAATGCGGGCGTACCTATCGTCGGCGCGTTTGTATCGATGGGCTTAAACTTCAGCGCAGAGGTTAAAGACAGATACGACGACTACGTTCCCCTTCCTCCGCTTAAAGGCGACAAGGGCTATCAGAGCGCCGTTTGGGTTCCCACAATTCCGTCAACAGGGTTTGTTATAACAAAAAACTGTAAATATCCCGAGGCGGCATTCCGTTTGGGCGACCTTATGTGCAGTGAGGAAATCACAATTTCAAACCGCTGGGGCGAAAAGGACGTCGACTGGAAAAAAGCCGATGCAGACGCATATTCGCTCTTTAAAGACGAGGGATATGCACCGACAATCGAGGTTATAAACAACGTGTGGGCGGTGCCGACAAACAAGCACTGGAGCCAAAAAGGCGCGGCATACCGCGACTATGCCGTATCGCTCGGACAGGTTACCTCCAAAAACAACATCAACGAAAGGTTTGTTGCCGAGTCGACAAAAGCATATCTTCCGTATACCGATATGAGCGACGTCAAAAAATTTGTGTACGATATTGACGGCATTGCGGATATAAACGAAATAAACACAAACATAGAGTCGTACGTGAAAGAAATGACAACACTGTTTGTTATCGGCGAGAAAAACGCGGACAAGGAATGGGACAGCTACCTTAAAGAGCTTGACAATATGGGGGCAAATCAACTGCTGGACGAAACGCAGAAAGCGCATGACAGAGCGAACAAGTAAAAATTAGGAGAGAGTTTTAATGAAAAAGTCATCTGCATCACTGCAAAAACATACAGGAAGCACAAACGGACTGACGGTATCGCGGGTGTTTAAAAACTACTGGCAGCTTTATGTAATGCTGCTTCTTCCCGTGTTATACATACTTATCTACAACTACGGTCCTATGGTGGGACTTCAGATAGCATTCAAAGACTATACCCCCCGTCTCGGAATGTTCGGAAGTCCCTGGGCAGGACTGAAGTATTTCAAGAAATTTTTCAACGACTACCAGTTTGCGAGAACGATTGTAAACACGGTGAGAACGAGCGTGTATTCGCTTGCGGTAAACTTTCCGTTTCCCATAATTTTAGCGCTTTGCATAAATCTTCTGCGAAACGAAAGATACAAAAAAACCGTGCAGATGGTGATGTATGCACCGCACTTTATCTCAATAGTCGTTCTGGTAGGTATGATGAACCAGATATTAAATCCGTATGTGGGACTTTACGGCAACATATACAAAATATTCACCGGTTCGTATGCACCGAATATCCTTGCAGACTCGAAATCGTTCATACATCTTTATGTGTGGTCGGGAGTGTGGCAGAATATGGGATATTCTTCGATAATATATCTTGCGGCGCTTGCAGGCATTTCGCCCGATTTGCACGAGGCGGCGCAGATAGACGGCGCGTCGAGATTTAAACGCGTCCTGCACGTTGACATTCCGGGAATTATTCCGACGGTTGTAATTATGCTTATTTTAAACTGCGGAAGAATTATGAACATAGGTTTTGAAAAGATTTATCTTATGCAAAATCCGATAAACTTAAAGGAAAGCCAGGTTATTTCAACCTTGGTTTACGAAAAATCCTTCGGCGGTGCGGGCGGTTCGTCTACGAAATATTCGTATTCCACCGCAATAGGTCTTTTCAATTCGGTTGTAAACTTTGTTTTGATTGTTGCGGTAAACAAAATAACGTCAAAATTAAGCGAAACAAGCTTGTGGTAAGGAGGGGGCAAAAATGAGCAAAACACACAATAAAATTTCAGATTCGCGCGAGGACAAAATTTTTAACATCATAATTCATATAATAATTGCCCTGCTTTTGGTGATTATAGCTTATCCGCTTATATTCGTTGTGTCGTCGTCCTTTTCGTCGAAAGAGGCGGTTACAAACGGCAGAGTTTTCCTGCTTCCCGTCGATTTCAGCCTGGAGGGCTACGAGGCGGTTTTTAAGAAAAACGACGTAATAATCGGCTACCGAAACACGTTTATCTACACGATAATCGGCACGTCGATAAACCTTTTTCTCACAATGATTGCGGCATATCCGCTTTCAAGGCGCGATTTGCCGTTCGGAAAAGGACTTACGCTGCTGTTTACATTCACAATGATTTTTTCGGGCGGTATGATACCCACATATATGCTTGTAAAAAGCGTGGGACTTATAAACAAACCTGCGGTAATGGTGCTCGTCGGCTCAATAAGCGCGTACAACCTTATTATCGCGCGGACGTTTATACAAAATAACATTCCGACAGAGCTTTTGGAGGCGTCGAGAATAGACGGGTGCAGTGATTTTCTGTATTTTGCAAAAATCGTTCTTCCGCTTTCAAAGTCGGTTATAGCGGTTTTGACGCTCTATTATGCTATAACTCACTGGAATTCGTATTTTAATGCGTTTATATATCTCAACAACCGAAAATACTGGCCTCTTCAGCTTTATTTAAGAGAAATACTGCTTGAAAACCAGATAGACGCATCACAGATTGCCGACCCCGACCTTCAGGAGGCAAAACAAGGTATGGCTAACCTTTTAAAATATTCGCTCATTGTTGTAAGTACAATACCCGTAATGCTTTTGTATCCGTTTATTCAAAAGCATTTTGTAACCGGAGTTATGATTGGCTCGGTTAAGGGTTGATTGTATAAATATTTTATAAAAGGAGATATTGTAATGAAAATTTTGAAAAGTTTAAGTTTGGTACTGGTATTGACCGTTGTATTTTCATCTTTTGCAATTTCATCTTTTGCGGCAGACGCTGAGGAGGCAGACGCTGAGGATAAGGTTATTATTTCCTCTATTGACGATTTGCCGGATATTACTAATTTTAAAACTGACCCAGGTAAAATCAGCGTTTCGGAAAACGGAAACGTTTTATCGCTTACAGCGGGTAATTTTGCCAACGGTGTAACAAATTACAGATTGGCAGGTTACGAGGCAGGATACAGATTTATAATAAACTCCAACAGATATATGAAACTCGGAAATATTTCGTTTGACCTTTGGAAAAATTACAAAAAATTAAGAATTGAATTTAACATTAAAATTGATAATGATACCGATGGTATAAGCTTTCGCACACATAGATTTACAGCCCCTAAAATTGTAAGCGGAGATTCAAATGCTTATTACATTTTCAGCGTAGGCGGAAAAGATATGATAACACCGTTGACGAGCAGTGAAAAAGGATATACATACCGTACCGCAAATTCAAAAAACTCTGCCATTTCAAAAGGAGAATGGCACAATGTTGTAATTGAAATAGGCGCAAATGGTGTAAATAAAGAAGTTAAGTTTTTCATTGACAACGCAGATGTCAGCAACGATATAATGGTTTTAAAAGGCAACACAAATAACAATACGGCAACAGAGATAGCATCAGAACCTATGAATATTCACGACGATTCAATAGGCTTTGGCGGTGAATGGGCAAAAGGTTGCGCTCTTATCCCCAACGGAAAACAGAGTTCGGCTTTCGGCGTTTCGCTCAGCGGACTTAAAATGACTGCAACAAACACGGATTTCACACCCCGTGCAGCAGGCAAAATCACAGCCGAAGAATTAAAGGGTACGGCAAATACCGAAACGGGAAAAATTGACACAAGTGCAATAGTTTACAATTTGACAGGCGAAACAAAAAATGTTAAATTGATTATAGCATACTACGACAGCGAAAAAAATCTTGCAGACGTTAAAACAGAAGTAATATCCGTGGCAAACACGCTTGTTAACAACGTAAACAAAGCGTTTGATAAACCGTCGGCATATGCGTCGGCAAAGGTATTTTTGTGGACGGATACAGAAATTATTCCGCTTGCAAAAAGCGCTGACGTAAAATAAAATATCTCTTTGTTAAGGGGGAGGAATATGAAACGTTGTTTCAAAATATTTAATACTTTGATTATTCTTTTAATTTGCGCGAGTCTTTTATCGTGCCAAAAAAATAATTCTTCTCCCTTATCACCCTTTCAAAAAGATGCCAACTTAAACGAAGTCGGCGTCTTTCCCGTATGCAAGGAAAAGATTACGCTTACAATAGGCATTGAAAACGGCGGAAACTTAATTGAAGATTACAAATCAAACGCGCTTACAAAATATCTTGAAGAAAAAATGAACGCAAATTTGGAGTTTATGTTTTTTGACGAGGGAGAGGCAGATAAAAGCATTAAGCTTATGATGAGCGCGGGAGGAAAAAATCTTCCCGATATTGTAATAGGCGACAATGTCGACGATTTTGATGTTATTGCATATGCGCAGAAAGGGCTTATTATTCCGCTTAACAACTATTATGAAAATTCATCGTATTATCTTAAAAAAATTATTGACAAAGAAAAAGGATTTCTCGACCTTATAACAATGTCCGACGGCAATATCTACACAATTCCGCGTTATACAAAAATTCTCCAGAACGAATTTGGTGTAAAGCTTTGGATTTATAAGCCGTTTTTGGATAGGCTCGGGCTTGATATGCCCAAAACCACCGACGAATTTTATGAGGTTTTGGAAAAAATTAAAAACGGCGACCCCAACGAAAACGGAACGCGCGACGAAATTCCGTTTATCGGTACGGGCGCAGGCAATGCGAACGGGTATCTTTTCGCCGATTTTATAATGAGCGCGTTTGTTTATGCCGACGCGGAGGATTATTATATGTATCCCGAAAACGGCGAAATTAAATTTGCCTGCACCGACATACGCTGGAAAGAGGGCTTAAAATATTTAAACAAGCTCTGCGCTCAAAATCTTTTGTCGCCTGCGTCGTTTATCACAACCGCAGACCAGTTTAAAAGCATCATAGACAAAAAGGACGTTATTGCAGGTTCGTTTATCAGTATGGGCCCGTATTTTTCCGACGAAAACAAAAGCCGTTATTCCGAATATAAGGTTGTCGAGCCTCTTATAGGCCCGGGCGGTGAGCAAAATCCGATTTGCTGGGCAACAAAACCGCGCAGCAGGTTTTTTATCACAAAAAACTGCAAATATCCCGAGGCTGCTTTCAGACTCGGCGATATTATGTGCGACGAGGAAGTTGCAATTATGAACAGATGGGGTGTTGAGGGCAAGGATTGGGAAAAAGCAGGCGAAAACGATACCGGCGTTGCGTCGGACGAGGGCTATCCTGCGCTTATTGTGCCGAAACTCGAATGGGGAGTACGGCAAAATTCGCATTGGCAGGGAAAAGGCCCCGGATACCGCGATTATAACATCGGTCTGGGCGTTGCGGTTACAGAGTCAAATCCTATGGACTACGAAATCGCGCGGTCGTCGCTTGCTTATAAAAAGCTTATGCCCGAAGAATATATTGTAAAGCTTGTTTACGACGCCGGCGAATATGACGAGGTTGCAAGAATAAGCGGAGAGATTATGTCTTACGTAAACAGCGCAACCGTGGATTTTGTCACGGGCGCAAAGGATATTGACGCAAATTGGGATAAATTTGTGTCGGACTTAAATTCGCTCGGCGCGGAGCGTCTTAAAGAAATTATGCAGAATGCTTATGACAGGACTTTGCTGAAATAAAAGGAGGAAACAATGAAAAGGCTTATTGCGGGATTTTTGGCATTTTTTACGGTTACTTCGGCTTTTTCGTGCGTTGCATACGGCGAGGGTGCAGAAAACACGGAAAAAATCCGTGCTTATGTTGACGGCAGCGAAACCGTTCACGCAAGCAATATGAAAGTTTATACCGGCGACAACGGCAAAAATGCAATTTCGTCTATGGGCGGAAAAAAAGGCTGGCTTTTCGACGTTGAGTCGGACAGCACCGATTATTACCTTTATATTGACGTTGACGATAATCTTGCCGATAAAAAGGATATGGGACGCGTTGTTGAAATAAGCGTTGATTATTTCGACAAGTCGAACATCAATATTGCACGTCTTAAACAGGTATCAAGCGCGTTTTGCGTGGAATATCAAAACACAGACGGCAAAATTGTCGAGTCGCCCTATTTTGAGCTTGATAATTCGCTTATGTGGCATACATACACTTTCACGCTTACCAACGCGGTTTTGCAAAACGGCGTAAACGGCGCGGATTTCAGAATTTGTTCAAAGTCAAAAACAATGGGAACGTCTGGCGGCAGCTTTGTTGTAAACAATGTTGAGGTTAATCTTACCGATAAATTCAATCATATAAACATTGTTCCGTCAACCGAGAATTACGGCAACAACTTTTTCACGGGCGAAAAAATTTCGTTTAAATACACTCTCGATAACAAAAAATACGCCGAAAAAAGCCGTCAGTACGGCGCGTATCCGCTGACTGCAAAATTCAGCGCAAAAAATATCGAGGGCGATGTTGTTTTTGAAAAAACCGATACGTTAAATATTGAGCCGTGCAAAGAAACCGAATATAACCTTGATGTTGATGTCGGCGGAAAATACGGAGTATATTTTATGACGGCGGTTTTTTACAATGACGAACATAAAATTTACAGCGAAAAAACAACGCGTTTTTCATATGTGCGAACCGATTACGGCAAAACTATGAACTATGCTTTCGGCACTTGCTCGGGCAGACGTGATGAATGGGCGCCTCTTTATCAGAAGGCAGGAATAGGCATTGTGCGCGCAATGGAGTCGTACAGCAACGTTATAAGCCGTGACATAAACGCGGACGAGGCTTTTGTTTACCCCAGAAGGGCAGACACGCTTTCACGCGCTTTAAAAGAGAGGAACATAAAGCAGATAAACACTTATTTGAGTGTAAAAACCGACCTTCTTCCGGGCGAACAGCTTCCGTATACCGAAAAGGGTATGAAAAAATATACCGACTACATAGATTTTGTCACCGAGTCGGAAAGATTTTCAATCGTTGCATACGATATGTGGAACGAATTTGAGCTTATGGGCGCGTCGTTTAACCTTTATTCGCGTCCAATGGAAGATTATATAAATCTTATGAAAACCACATATACGAGGATAAAGGAAAAGGCGCCCGACTTAAAGCTTTACGGCGTTGTAACAAGCACGGTGCGCAGTGACATTTTGGAGGATATTTTAAAGGCGGGCGGCGGTGACTATATGGACGGCTACTGCTGTCACGCGTATGCACCGAGGTACGACCCTATGTCGGGCGGACTTATCAAAGAACTTGAAAAGGCGCGCGCGGTGCTTGACAAATACGGATATTACGATATGCCGATTGTCACCTCCGAGCTTGGCTGGGCAGACGATACGTATTACGGCATTGACGAGAAAAGGCAGGGTTACTATCTTGTTGAGGGTTATGCCGCGATGCGGAAAGTGCGCAATTTCAATCAGTATGTGATGTACACGTTTTACGACGGCGGAAGAACAAAGGGCAACCGCGAGCATCACTGGGGGCTTATTGAGTTTTTGGGTGCAGACACGCCGGGCACGGCAAAAGCAAGCTATGCAATGGTTGCGAATATGAACAATCTTCTTGCAGGCTATGAGTATAAAGACGAAATCACGGTGAATGACAATACATATGCTTACCGTATGCACAGCAATGATAAAAACGACGACACGATTATGCTTTGGTCAAGAGGAAACGGCGGAAATTTAAGCATAGATTTGGGAACGGACAAAATCGACGTTTACGACGCGTACGGCAATGTGTCAGTCCTTTCGGGAATTGACGGCGTGTTCGGTTTTGCTCTCACCGAAGCGCCCGTATATTTAAAAGGCGATTTCAAAAAATTTGAGCTTGCCGAGAATAAAATTATAGACAAAAACGCATTTGACGTTGAATTTTCGCAGAGCGTTTCGTTTAATCTCAAAAATGCGAACGGCGGTATGCAGTATGAAATAACGCCGGTAAACGGAGCAAAGCTTGACATAAGCGAGGTTAAAGGCGAAAATTCGTCGGATATACACATAAAACCCAATAAATACGGCTCCGAAACCGATAGGGCAAAAATTAAGGTTTTTGACGGAAACGGCACTTATCTTGACGGATATTTATCGTTTTTCTACAAAACGCCCATTGACGTTGATATGAAATGCGAGCCCGGATTTACAAACGGCGTGTTCGATTACGAAGTTGTAAATTTGAGTATAGACATCTCAAACAATTCAAAAGAAACCGTTAACGGAAAGTTTGTTATAAACCGTCTTTCGGGTATAGAAGATTACAATGCCGAGTATGACAATTTGAGCATTAACCCCGGCGATACATATAAAATCGTCATAAAAGCTCCGTCCGATGTTAACGTTGTGAAAATGGAGGCTGCATTTGTCACAAGCGACGGAATAACAGTGGATTTTGCAAAATCCGCGTCGTTTGCGGTTTGCGAATATGCGTATAACAAGCCTGTGACCGACGGAAAGATAGGTGAAAACGAGTATAAAAGCTTTGTATATCTCGGCGCCGACAACGCAGTTGACATTCACGCGGTTGACCCGTACACGGGCGCGGACGACTGCAGTGCGCTTTTGTATTATTCGTGGGACGAAGAGAATTTCTACATTGCGGCAAACGTTACCGACAATGTTTTGTTTGACGCATCTCCTCAAAGTGCGGCAATGTGGCGTTACGACAGTTTTCAGCTTGCAGGGGTTTACGACCCCGAAAATATGCTCGGAACAAGCGTTTTGACGTCTGTTCTCTACGGCAAAACAAACGGCGAAAACACGCTCGAAATGGTTAAAAGCAGTGCGTTTAAGGCAATGACCGACGCTGACAGCGGATTTGAGGGCGCAATAAGCCGTGACGGAAAAAATACCTGTTATGAGCTTAAAATTCCGTGGAAAACCGTACTTACGCAGGACGTAGCCGTTCAAAAAGATACAATATTCAAATTCTCCGCGCTTATCAACGACAACGACGGAGGCGGACGAAAAGCGGCGGTACAGTACGGCGAGGGAATTTACACCGGCGGAACGACAAACGAAAACTTTATAAAAGCATATCTTGCAAAAACACCGAACGGGGGTAACGAAAATTGAAAGAATTTAAAATTGAAAACCACGCGCCGAGCTATCTTCCGAAAGAAAAAAACTGGACTTTGGCTTGGCAGGACGAATTTGACGGCAACAGTCTTGACGAATCGAAATGGAACTTCCGCGAGTATTTCTGGGGCAAAAAA is from Qingrenia yutianensis and encodes:
- a CDS encoding type 2 periplasmic-binding domain-containing protein, which codes for MTVIKKAVCILMTATLAFGSLAGCGKNTKGAVNTKYEKDENLNEVGAFPVCKEKITLRVGIPKNEFITDYDDNTFTKKLEEMMNCDIEFEFLPSSDTMQKVELMMNSGGDELPDIICGVNFTDGALAGYGDAGMIIPLNAYYENSAYYINDAFEKEKDLKNMITLSDGNMYYIPSYAKALQNEVGCARCWINKKWLDKLGFKMPETTEEFENVLRAFKEKDPNGNGKADELPFSGNTSLGNLSGLEYIFGSFLKFTPKTTYLYAKGGKIKAGYMQDEWKDAVNYCAKLYKEGLISDSTFTLDSNGFAPLRNNAGVPIVGAFVSMGLNFSAEVKDRYDDYVPLPPLKGDKGYQSAVWVPTIPSTGFVITKNCKYPEAAFRLGDLMCSEEITISNRWGEKDVDWKKADADAYSLFKDEGYAPTIEVINNVWAVPTNKHWSQKGAAYRDYAVSLGQVTSKNNINERFVAESTKAYLPYTDMSDVKKFVYDIDGIADINEINTNIESYVKEMTTLFVIGEKNADKEWDSYLKELDNMGANQLLDETQKAHDRANK
- a CDS encoding ABC transporter permease produces the protein MKKSSASLQKHTGSTNGLTVSRVFKNYWQLYVMLLLPVLYILIYNYGPMVGLQIAFKDYTPRLGMFGSPWAGLKYFKKFFNDYQFARTIVNTVRTSVYSLAVNFPFPIILALCINLLRNERYKKTVQMVMYAPHFISIVVLVGMMNQILNPYVGLYGNIYKIFTGSYAPNILADSKSFIHLYVWSGVWQNMGYSSIIYLAALAGISPDLHEAAQIDGASRFKRVLHVDIPGIIPTVVIMLILNCGRIMNIGFEKIYLMQNPINLKESQVISTLVYEKSFGGAGGSSTKYSYSTAIGLFNSVVNFVLIVAVNKITSKLSETSLW
- a CDS encoding carbohydrate ABC transporter permease; amino-acid sequence: MSKTHNKISDSREDKIFNIIIHIIIALLLVIIAYPLIFVVSSSFSSKEAVTNGRVFLLPVDFSLEGYEAVFKKNDVIIGYRNTFIYTIIGTSINLFLTMIAAYPLSRRDLPFGKGLTLLFTFTMIFSGGMIPTYMLVKSVGLINKPAVMVLVGSISAYNLIIARTFIQNNIPTELLEASRIDGCSDFLYFAKIVLPLSKSVIAVLTLYYAITHWNSYFNAFIYLNNRKYWPLQLYLREILLENQIDASQIADPDLQEAKQGMANLLKYSLIVVSTIPVMLLYPFIQKHFVTGVMIGSVKG
- a CDS encoding extracellular solute-binding protein; the protein is MKRCFKIFNTLIILLICASLLSCQKNNSSPLSPFQKDANLNEVGVFPVCKEKITLTIGIENGGNLIEDYKSNALTKYLEEKMNANLEFMFFDEGEADKSIKLMMSAGGKNLPDIVIGDNVDDFDVIAYAQKGLIIPLNNYYENSSYYLKKIIDKEKGFLDLITMSDGNIYTIPRYTKILQNEFGVKLWIYKPFLDRLGLDMPKTTDEFYEVLEKIKNGDPNENGTRDEIPFIGTGAGNANGYLFADFIMSAFVYADAEDYYMYPENGEIKFACTDIRWKEGLKYLNKLCAQNLLSPASFITTADQFKSIIDKKDVIAGSFISMGPYFSDENKSRYSEYKVVEPLIGPGGEQNPICWATKPRSRFFITKNCKYPEAAFRLGDIMCDEEVAIMNRWGVEGKDWEKAGENDTGVASDEGYPALIVPKLEWGVRQNSHWQGKGPGYRDYNIGLGVAVTESNPMDYEIARSSLAYKKLMPEEYIVKLVYDAGEYDEVARISGEIMSYVNSATVDFVTGAKDIDANWDKFVSDLNSLGAERLKEIMQNAYDRTLLK
- a CDS encoding sugar-binding protein, producing the protein MKRLIAGFLAFFTVTSAFSCVAYGEGAENTEKIRAYVDGSETVHASNMKVYTGDNGKNAISSMGGKKGWLFDVESDSTDYYLYIDVDDNLADKKDMGRVVEISVDYFDKSNINIARLKQVSSAFCVEYQNTDGKIVESPYFELDNSLMWHTYTFTLTNAVLQNGVNGADFRICSKSKTMGTSGGSFVVNNVEVNLTDKFNHINIVPSTENYGNNFFTGEKISFKYTLDNKKYAEKSRQYGAYPLTAKFSAKNIEGDVVFEKTDTLNIEPCKETEYNLDVDVGGKYGVYFMTAVFYNDEHKIYSEKTTRFSYVRTDYGKTMNYAFGTCSGRRDEWAPLYQKAGIGIVRAMESYSNVISRDINADEAFVYPRRADTLSRALKERNIKQINTYLSVKTDLLPGEQLPYTEKGMKKYTDYIDFVTESERFSIVAYDMWNEFELMGASFNLYSRPMEDYINLMKTTYTRIKEKAPDLKLYGVVTSTVRSDILEDILKAGGGDYMDGYCCHAYAPRYDPMSGGLIKELEKARAVLDKYGYYDMPIVTSELGWADDTYYGIDEKRQGYYLVEGYAAMRKVRNFNQYVMYTFYDGGRTKGNREHHWGLIEFLGADTPGTAKASYAMVANMNNLLAGYEYKDEITVNDNTYAYRMHSNDKNDDTIMLWSRGNGGNLSIDLGTDKIDVYDAYGNVSVLSGIDGVFGFALTEAPVYLKGDFKKFELAENKIIDKNAFDVEFSQSVSFNLKNANGGMQYEITPVNGAKLDISEVKGENSSDIHIKPNKYGSETDRAKIKVFDGNGTYLDGYLSFFYKTPIDVDMKCEPGFTNGVFDYEVVNLSIDISNNSKETVNGKFVINRLSGIEDYNAEYDNLSINPGDTYKIVIKAPSDVNVVKMEAAFVTSDGITVDFAKSASFAVCEYAYNKPVTDGKIGENEYKSFVYLGADNAVDIHAVDPYTGADDCSALLYYSWDEENFYIAANVTDNVLFDASPQSAAMWRYDSFQLAGVYDPENMLGTSVLTSVLYGKTNGENTLEMVKSSAFKAMTDADSGFEGAISRDGKNTCYELKIPWKTVLTQDVAVQKDTIFKFSALINDNDGGGRKAAVQYGEGIYTGGTTNENFIKAYLAKTPNGGNEN